One genomic region from Pseudomonas hormoni encodes:
- a CDS encoding NADP-dependent oxidoreductase, which yields MTTQTNRQFLLAKRPVGAATRETFTYQEVPVGEPAAGQILVKNEYLSLDPAMRGWMNEGKSYIPPVGIGEVMRALGVGKVVASNNPGFVVGDYVNGALGVQDYFLGEPRGFYKVDPKLAPLPRYLSALGMTGMTAYFALLDVGAPKEGDTVVLSGAAGAVGSIAGQIARIKGCRVVGIAGGADKCKFLIDELGFDGAIDYKSEDVVAGLKRECPKGVDVYFDNVGGDILDAVLSRLNMKARVVICGAISQYNNKEAVKGPANYLSLLVNRARMEGFVVMDYAAQFAAAGQEMAGWMAKGQLKSKEDIVEGLETFPETLMKLFSGENFGKLVLKV from the coding sequence ATGACTACCCAGACCAATCGCCAGTTCCTGCTCGCCAAACGTCCGGTGGGCGCGGCTACCCGCGAGACGTTCACCTATCAGGAAGTACCGGTCGGGGAACCGGCCGCGGGTCAGATCCTGGTCAAAAACGAATATTTGTCCCTCGACCCGGCCATGCGTGGCTGGATGAACGAAGGCAAGTCCTACATCCCGCCCGTTGGTATCGGCGAGGTGATGCGCGCATTGGGCGTAGGCAAAGTCGTGGCGTCGAACAATCCAGGCTTTGTGGTCGGTGACTACGTCAACGGCGCCTTGGGCGTGCAGGATTACTTCCTTGGCGAGCCGCGCGGTTTCTACAAGGTCGATCCGAAACTGGCTCCGTTGCCACGTTATCTGTCCGCGCTGGGCATGACCGGGATGACCGCCTACTTCGCCCTGCTCGATGTCGGTGCACCGAAAGAAGGTGACACTGTGGTGCTGTCCGGTGCGGCCGGGGCGGTGGGCAGCATTGCCGGGCAGATTGCCAGGATCAAAGGCTGCCGTGTGGTCGGCATCGCGGGCGGCGCGGACAAGTGCAAGTTCCTGATCGACGAACTGGGTTTTGACGGCGCCATCGATTACAAGAGCGAAGATGTCGTCGCCGGCCTCAAGCGTGAATGCCCGAAAGGCGTCGACGTTTACTTCGATAACGTCGGCGGCGACATCCTCGATGCGGTGCTGAGCCGCCTGAACATGAAGGCACGGGTGGTGATTTGCGGCGCCATCAGCCAGTACAACAACAAGGAAGCGGTCAAAGGGCCAGCCAACTACCTGTCGCTGTTGGTGAACCGCGCGCGGATGGAAGGCTTCGTGGTGATGGACTACGCCGCGCAGTTCGCCGCTGCCGGGCAGGAAATGGCCGGCTGGATGGCCAAGGGGCAGCTCAAGAGCAAGGAAGACATTGTTGAAGGACTGGAGACATTCCCGGAGACGCTGATGAAGTTGTTCAGCGGGGAGAATTTCGGGAAGTTGGTTCT